The Ursus arctos isolate Adak ecotype North America unplaced genomic scaffold, UrsArc2.0 scaffold_18, whole genome shotgun sequence genomic sequence TATTTAGCGTATGTGTGACATGTTATACATATACAggaatatagatataaatatatagatcatGGTTCGTTGCCCCCCACTGATTTCTTTCCTCCGCCCTTGACCTTCCCCCATCTTGAAGTCTGTTCTGATTCATTTGTTGCTTCATTAGAGCCTTTTCTTAAAAGTATTTCTCACATAAAATACTGAATGATTTTTGTAAATCTTCaaccatcttttttcccccttcgcGAGGTCCTGGTCGCAGGCCTTTTCTATTACCTCACGTTCAGTTTTACTGTCGTTTAACTTAACTGCAAATAAGAAGAACGAACTTTCTTTCTGCTTGGAAATGTGTGTAACATTGTTCTTATCCTTAGAGGAATATTAAGCTGTATAGGGCTAAATCTTTCTTCAGCTCAGGGACATTCcatgtattatttaattatgACCTCTCCTCTGCTGTTCCTCTTCTCCCAGAACTCAAAGACTTTGCAGGCTAAATCCCCTGGGTCTGTTTCAGTCTCCCATCCTTCACCACATAATTTGCATCTCCATATTTTTGTTGCATGTTTTGAGATATTTCATCTGTTTAATTTTCTGGACCTCTTTTGGGGATTTGGCAGTAACCATCCTCTCCTTTGCTTTATGTATGGAAATTTTTAGTTCTGATATCACATTTTCTAGTTCAGGGAAATCTTCTGTGTTTGACCTTCACGCGTATCTCCCCCAGGCTCTCATTCAGTTAGAGACCATTTGTTTCCTCCACCAGGTCTCTCCGCCCTCTGGTTTGTCCGCATTCTCCTGGCCTTAAAGGCTGAGAAATTCAATCCACTGTTAGTTTTTAGAGAGCTGGAGAGACTCGGCAAAGCCATTGATTGTTCCTAGGAAGCCACCTCTTTCTGGGACTTGCTGCCTTCCTGAAGGTCCTTTTTCTTGGCTCTCAGGCTGTTCTCCAGAAACTTGTCTGCAGGAAATTCTCCCTGCCAGAACTAAGCAGAGCCCATTTAAATTTCGTCCTCTATAGCTGGGAGTTGTCAAAGGGGCTGTGGAAGGGAGAGCTTCACCAGGGTTTCCATATACCCAGACTCCCCTTGCTCTAAGTAGTCTAAATATTATTGACAGATACAGTGATACTCaccagaagacttttttttttaagattttatttatttatttgacagagatagagacagccagcgagagagggaacacaggcagggggagtgggagaggaagaagcaggctcccagcagaggagcctgatgtggggctcaatcccagaatagcgggatcaggccctgagccgaaggcagacgcttaacgactgagccacccaggcgccccttgccagAAGACTTAAACACAGAAGCCATTAATAGCAGGTGCCTCCGGGAACTACAGCTGAAAGTAGGAATGAGGTCTGGGAATggccttttacttttttccccccatactagtatttctcaacctcagcactttTAACTTTTGGGGACCGAAATTCTGTATGGTGAGTGGCTGACCTGTGTGTTGTAGGACGGTcagcagcctccctggcctctgcccccgAGAGATCAATCGCTCAGGGCGCTCCCCAGCTGTGACGACCACACACATCTCTGCACATTGCCAAATGTTTCCTGGGGGCAAAGTCATTTCTGGTGGAGAACCACTGGTGTCTACCTTTcagttctatttaatttttttaaacatgtgcaCACATTATTCCTAAAATTAAACATTGGAGGTCATGAGACAGAGAAAATATCAAGCAGCTGTGaggaagcagaaaccagaagtagaGAATGTGCAGTAAACGATGAGGAAGCAAGTTAACAAAGTAGGGGAAAATGGGAATAAACAAAAGAAGCAGAAACTCTGTCAGAGTCATGGGACAGGAGGAGCAGGAGTGGGAAGACCCACGTACTCCTGTCACCAAGGTCCCCAGCAGGGCTGTGACTTGAGACCCGAAACCCAGCAACAGTCTGCAGAGGCCCAGTCATATCAGAGCCACTGTTCTGCGGTCCCCATTCCATTtggcttcctccctgccccaagTGTCCTAACAATAAACACCCCCTCACTTAAGGAAGGCTAAACGAGTGTATTCCTTACAAACAAAGCCCCGTAGACTTGGTGCCCAACGAAGAGACAGGCTCTCCACAGTTTTCTGTTAGTACTATCTTCACTTCTTAGCATCACACTTTCAGAGAGACTCTGCTCAAGCAAAACAGTGAGAATGATGAGTAGGCTGCGAATAAGGTCTGTAAAAGGAACTCAAAAAAGCTTTTGccgggaaggaggggaaaaaaaagacttaggCCATCCATCAGGGCTGTCATGTACAGGAGGGAGAAGGGTGATTATATGATTGTAGCTCAGGAGGCATAACTGATGACAAAAGTAACAGGGAGGCAGATTTTGgctccaaaaaaaccccacagttctctcaaaaaaaaaaacaaaaacaaaaacaacaaaaaaaaacgaTTGGAAACCAGCACGTGGTAAGGTAGTGCGTTCCCTATTCCTGGAAATGTTTAAGAAGAGGCTGGTAGGGTGGCTCCTGCAGTGGGTATAAGTTTGGGCCAGATCTGCCTCCTCCCAGCTGTagaattctagaattttaaaagccTGGCAAGAGGCGCACACTAAGCATAAATATGTTAGAGTCAAATGGCATTATAGTGCATTGAAGTAAGTCAGAAGAGGGTGACTGGTGGAGTTGAGCAATAAGGGAAGATCTCAGAGGTTCAGCATCTTCTGCTGGACCTGATGTGCTGGTCTTTCCCCCCACAGAATTGGTCAGAACTGGTGGTTGCAAGAGATAGAAAAATCTAACTTAGAATGACTTAAGCAAAAAAGAGAATGCATTAGCTTACATAACCGAAAAGTTCAGGAGGCAGATCTAGCCCTGGGCATGTCTGGATCCAAGTTTCAACTGAAGTCATTAAGACTTGGTCTCTCTCCAGGTCCCAGCTCTATTTCCCTCCTTACAGCCAAAACCAGCTTGGAAGTTTAGACTCATCTTGACAGAGTACAGAGCAAGGCCAAAGATGGAGGGGTCTTGGCTGGATGGCTTACTAGGCCCCTCCCCACCTACAAGTAATTCCTTAAGAACTTTCTATCATTGAACATTTGACCGTCGCAAAGACCCTTCCTCTTACAGTCTTGGGCTTATCCCCAATCCTCCCAGCTGAGTTctcaggaagagggggaaagCTGGGGCTCCAGAAGGCTCTCTTGGCTTCCCCCACTGATCTGCCCCCTGGGAATTTGCCAGGAACAGGGCACTCCTTATGGCTGGAATCTTACACGAGTCAGGGAAGGGAGGTCACTAGGGAAAGCACCCCTGAAGCTTCAGAAGGGAAGACAGCTGCAAGGTGTTTGGGAAACGAGTGGACCAACTAGAGAAATGAGGCAAGGGAGTCCTCTGGAGGTGTCTGAGGTAGATCTGGCTGCCccgatttattttttttccaagacgTAGGGATCAACTAGGAAGTTGCCACCTCGGAGACAGACAAGtaagacagaaaaattaaaaggctGTAAGGCAGAGAGAAGGTAAAAGATCCAGGCGTCAGGGACCAGAGGGAAAATAACGTTCAGATCGTAGCCAGCTCCAGACCGAGCGAGTCGCTCGCTACGTTCTGGGAACCGGGAGGCGCTGTTGAGGGAACCGGAGGGTCCAAGCTCCGCGAAGCGTAGGGCTAAAGTCGTGGGGCGGGGAAGATTGCGGAGGtaagggagtgggggggggggggggggggggggaaacgaACTGTcgggactacatttcccagcatgcCATGGACCGGGCAGCTCTACGCATGAGCAGAGATCGTGGCAAGACCGCGTCGCGCCAGGCGGGGGCGCTCCGGGTTTGGTCCTGAGCCGGAGACCTCCGGAGATCCGGAGAGCGGTTGAGAAGACAGAGTGTTAAGGCCTGAGATGGTGGTGTTTGAGGTCTTGGCGGCAATTTCCGGCTCGTCCCAGTGGGTTGGCGGGACCCCAAACCCCTTCTCTTACAGAGTCCGGCTCTCACGTCCCCCAGGCCGCGAGCACATCGAGCGGTCTTCAGACTAGCAATCCTCAGAACCCCACATCCCGCTGCCAGTGGTTCCCCGCATCCGGTGCCGGCCCCCAAagccaccctccctcccacacagCCTCAGCTGCCTGTTCTTTACCGCGACCGGCGCCTCTGCTGGGGGAGGCCCAGGTTGGGGTCCACGGAGGCAGATCTAGCATTTAGGTTATTCTGTGTGTGTGCCGAGGGGTCTGCCTTATTGGGACCACCAGGTAGGGCTCAGGAGCACGGTTCCCTACTCTGGTTTTCTCTGGGTCtgtgagtgggaaggagagatATTTGGAAGTAAAAGCCTGGctgccactgtcttctggcccTGAAACCTCAGAAAGGTCTGTTAAGCCAGACTTGCCTCTACAGAAACCCTATGGGGAGGTGGGTAGCCTTGAGGTTGTGGATGGCGGCAGCGCACTTGTAGAGGCCATGGGAAGAGTAGGTCAGGGGCTGGTAAGCTTGCAGGCTCCaggtggtgggagtggggtggctCTGAGTGCAAATTCTGACGATGTTCTATCAGCAGCAAGTACAGCTTGAGCTGGGCTCCAGCCTCCACCCCTAGCACCCACCCTGGCAGTGTTGATGCCACAGATGCTCTTTGTCACTATTCTCCATCACGACACCCCCAGAAGTGCTCTGTGCAGAGAGCAAAGCTCACACCCCTACCACGTAGGGCCTGTTGCAGGTCTGTAGCCCTCTAGATAAAAAGCTAAACACTTTCTGAGaagttttatttgaaaacttGGGGACACAACAGAGGCAGCAGGATGTGGACTGATATTCTCCAGCCAAGGTTCTCAGATAAGAAGTCAGGTTTGGGTTCCTCAGGTCACTAGGTTCCAAGATCCCTCCAGACTGCGGGCTCCCAAGGAGTAtacccacccttctcccctcagGCTGTTACCCCCTCCACCACTGCCCACTTCCTGTATCTGAGGGGACACTGAAGTAGTAGACTTTaagggagccagagcagagaggaTCTGGTTAAAATCCACAAGGAGGGGGAAGTGAGAAACTTGGGAGCTTGGGGCCTTCGAGGAATAgataggaaaaagagagaaagagagtgatgGAGAGGGGGCcactgcctctgtttcctccatCCCCAAGAAACTGGGGACCTACTTGTTCCCCTGAGGTGTCTCCCTCACAGTTTAGATGGGAAGTCTGGGAAACATTACCTCCTGTGACTGGACAATGGCTACCTGTCTGTGGGGGGTGGTTGGGAAACAGTCATGACGGGGCAGGGTAACAGTCATCCCTGcagcagaggaggctggggcATGCATGTCCCActctgccagcccctccctctcagCTGGGTGCAGGCTGGCTGTTGGCATAGGCCTGGTCTGGGAAGGAAGCCCGCGCTCTGCGGGTCTGGGCACACACTGAGGCGTAGAGCTCCGGCTCGGGGCCTGAGGCCTGGGGCTTTGGCTCAGAATCCAGCACCACCTCTGAGTACTTGATGGGGGTTCCGGGGCTGGGGATATGGCCCTGAGAAGGCCGCAACTGCAGGCTGGTATAGCACATCACTTTCTCTGCAGCCTGGAGATTCAAGGCTGTTAGAAGTTCACTGGACCCTTGGAAAAacccccacttccttccctcccctcttcctcagccacaaCTGACTCACCGTGCCGGGGCCTCTAGGAGTTGGGTCTTGCTGGTCTGGCCCTGGTTCTTGAGATAGCCGACCTGAGATAGGGAACAGTAGTAATCTGGTCACTTCTTGTTCTTCCTCCCGCAATCCCTCATCCCACCCAACCAGGACGTGCGTGGCCTcattgcccctcccctctgccagcTTCCTACCAGTCTGAAGATAAGGCAGGTTCCCATATAGGGGGACCTCTTCCACAGATCCTCCAGAGCTGCAAGACAGAGATTAGGGGATGAGGGGACTTCTTCCTAAGGGGGAACTCTTGATCACTTATCTCCGTTGTCCCCTACTCACCGTCCCTGTCCCAGATGGCTCCCGCTCCGGCCACTAGTCCATCGGAACAAGTGCGCAGCCAGTGAGATGAGAAGCAGCAGCATCGCAGCCCCTAAGAGGGCCCACAACCCCCAGGCCTGGGTCACGGTGGGGATTCCTGTGGATGCCGGGGGATGGAGGGTGTTACTACCCAGCCCAACCCCCCAGGTCCTAGCAGGTGGGACACAGGGCCATGtgacccctccccctgcccctgccccgcccagCTCACCGGGCGCTAGCGGTTCTGTGCAGTTGTCACCTCTGCTCATGACTGCTGACCTGGGAGCTGAGTCTGCAAGCCCTGCGCTGAGGGGTCAGCCTGGTTTATGGCCTGATAGCTGCTGCAGGCCCCTCTACTCTcacccctccctgggcctggcccccACAGCTCAGCATCCCCAATACTGCTGGTGGCAGAGTCACTGGTTTccggggaggaagggggaggggagggatgagtGAAAGAACAAAGACACCGCCCTGTGCCTGCACCTGCGCCACCCAGCATCTCCCAAGCTTCCGCCCCCACCCCTCGTGGCCCTATACCTTCTTTGgccagagaagagagaagcaggcctgaGATTACTGTGCCACTGTGCAGGTGAGCCTGGGAAGACTCCCAGAGACAAAGTAGCATGAGGCAGGACCAACAAGACAAGGAAGCCAGGCCATAGGACAGAGATCTCCTTCTGCCACAGGGTGTCGCCTTTTCTCTCCAACTCGGAGACCCGCGAGAAAGAATGTATTCCTCACTGAGCATGCTACAAAGAGGAATGAGACAGGGAGGCTTCTTGGTACCTACGATCCCACTACACCCTGAGGCTGACTGTAGGGGATAAGATGACCATTGTCATTCTTATTATTCCTGGTATAATAGTTTAGGGGATAGTGGAAACTTAGGTTTCCCCACTACCCCCCGCCCCGACCCACTTCATCCAAACTGTCCCTAAGGACTGTCAATCTCAAAAGTTAGttgaatttaggggcgcctgggtggcgcagttgttaagcgtctgcctttggctcagggcgtgatcccggcgttctggattcgagccccacgtcaggctcctccactggaagcctgcttcttcctctcctactccccctgcttgtggtccctctctcgctggctctctctctctctgtcaaataaataaataaaatctttaaaaaaaaaagttagttgaaTTAAAGAAACCTCTACCCCAGTATATCCTGGGAAACTGAGCCATGTCTTTGCACTTGCTCACTTCAGGGAGTGGAGTACCTGCCCTGCCCAGACACAGCCAAACCACAGGGGCTGCTCTTGATGTGGAAGAAGGATTTCAAGTTTCTTAGACCAGAGGTCAGTGATATGTCTGGCAATAGTAGGCCCAAATTCCCTAAAGGCAACAATCAGTTGAGGACCATTTATCATATTATACCTGGCCTGAACCACTTGTTTACGTTCACTGTGCCAATTGGCTTAGGGTCAAGGTTTGGGCTACACTGCTCTGCAATCAGGCTGCCTCTAGATAGTCAGCTAGACTACGGTAACTCCCGTGAGTGTGGCTctctcctgcctgccctgccccctccacttCTGGAAGAACAAGAAGATACACCgtagttcattcatttatgtagCACACATATACCTCATTCGAGTCACCTGTGCCAATTGAGCGCTTATGTGCCAAGCTCTGGAGATAAAGATGCGAGTGGGAAATGGCTTCTTTCCTCAAAGTGCTCCTGATCTAATTAGGAAGATGACCCTATGTATCCCAGACAATTAAAAGGCAGCATGAAACACAGGGAAAGTCTCCAGGTCTGCCTGAGGTCCTGGCGGTGAAAGGAAGGGCTCGGGGGTGGGGTTTGATATGAGGTAAGTGATAGGGACACAGAAACGTGTTAGAATCTCTACTTGCCTTTCCCGTGAACTTACTTAACCTTCCTGAACCTTTGTTTCCTCATTCTTTGAATGAGCTtaattaggggtgcctgcgtggctcactcagttaaatgtctgcctcctTCAGCTCAACTCATGAcgtctgggtcctgggatccagccccaggtcaggctcctcgctgagtggggagtctgcttctctctgccctccccaccgcttgtgctctctctttctctcaaataagtaaataaaatcttaaaaaaaaaaagcttaattatATTTACCTGTTGGGTTGTATTTCATTCAACAAGGATTCATTGCCTGCTAGcaccaggtgctgtgctaagctgtaggaataaaatgataaagaaatatgGCCCCTGCTGTCCTGCAATTTACTGTTtagcagtattttctttttataattaattttaatggattaactgatttttaaataactgattttaGAGAACCAAAATGgactttttccagttttattgagatacaactAACATATGGTGATGGTTTAAAGAAAGTACAATAGCAGCACTAATGAATAAATTAGAAGTTTAGGGGTTTTTGAAGGAAACACACCTGAGGTCTGAAGGGTGTGCAGACGTTAACTGTACAGAAGGGAAATAGCAGGGGAAGGTGCAAAGGAGAGTTATAATTTCAAGTGCCTGGCTCGTAGCAGCTGCTCCGGTTAAAATCACTAGTAGGTAGGCACGGTTCTAAGCACTTTACTTGGATTATCCCACTTAATCATTATAACAACTCTGTGAGTTACATATATGTGTTATCATTATCTCCATTCCTCAGAGTGGAAACtgaggaaatagaaattaagtaacttgcccaaagtcagcTTTCGAGTAGTGGAGGCAGGATTCTAGGCCAGGCAATCAGTCCACAGTCTACTGTGTGCCATGCTACACAATGAATGGTGGCTATTAGAAGAATTTGCCgattggagggggtggggaagaggaggccATTGTAGGAAAAAGGAACTGCAAAAAAACCCAcgaagaaaaccaaaaaacaaaccgTCGTGATTCGTAACGTTTGTTAGGTCATAGAAGGGAATGGTTCGGGTGAATTAGTCTATTTCTACGAGGGTCCAAAGCAGTTCCGTGCTTGAATGACTAAGGGGAGGGCCTGTCCCATCTGTAAAAGGCAGCCGCGCTGAGAATGA encodes the following:
- the SIT1 gene encoding signaling threshold-regulating transmembrane adapter 1 → MSRGDNCTEPLAPGIPTVTQAWGLWALLGAAMLLLLISLAAHLFRWTSGRSGSHLGQGRSGGSVEEVPLYGNLPYLQTGRLSQEPGPDQQDPTPRGPGTAAEKVMCYTSLQLRPSQGHIPSPGTPIKYSEVVLDSEPKPQASGPEPELYASVCAQTRRARASFPDQAYANSQPAPS